One genomic window of Gemmatimonadales bacterium includes the following:
- a CDS encoding DNA starvation/stationary phase protection protein codes for MAKTVSSQRVTSPKGRRKAPLATPTDLSEAATRDISGALNRLLADIFALYVKVKNYHWHMSGPSFRDYHELLDEHAAELLAIIDPMAERVRKLGGDTLKSVGQIARMQRILDNDADYVAPHEMLAELCEDNRALTARMREAHDICDEYGDLAGASLLENWIDEAEKRVWFLFEITRRR; via the coding sequence ATGGCCAAGACGGTGTCATCGCAGCGAGTCACCAGCCCGAAGGGCCGGCGCAAGGCGCCGCTTGCTACACCCACCGATTTGAGCGAGGCTGCGACCAGAGACATTAGTGGGGCGCTCAATCGGCTGCTGGCCGACATCTTCGCGCTCTACGTGAAGGTCAAGAACTACCACTGGCACATGAGCGGGCCATCGTTCCGCGACTATCATGAGCTGCTCGATGAGCACGCCGCGGAGCTGCTCGCGATAATCGACCCGATGGCTGAACGCGTCCGCAAGCTGGGCGGCGACACGCTCAAATCAGTGGGCCAGATAGCTCGGATGCAGCGGATTCTCGATAACGATGCCGACTATGTCGCACCGCACGAGATGCTCGCTGAACTGTGCGAGGATAACAGGGCACTGACCGCGCGAATGCGGGAAGCCCACGACATCTGCGACGAGTATGGCGATCTCGCGGGGGCGAGTCTGCTCGAGAACTGGATCGATGAGGCAGAGAAGCGCGTCTGGTTCCTGTTCGAGATCACTCGGCGCAGGTGA
- a CDS encoding serine/threonine protein kinase has translation MQSGTWEQLGELFLKAVELPAADRANYLDAACEGNGQLRLELEAMLAAHESGAGGDDLLDLLPSSRSAPALTVGSQIGPWRLEALVGRGGMGEVFRAVRADGQYHQEAAIKVVRPERTTAAMVSRFLQERRIMARLEHPGIATLLDGGITPGGQPYLAMQYVKGQPITRWADTHALPVVERLRLFVKVCDAVQFAHANLIVHRDLKPSNILVTDEGQPRLLDFGIAKLLDTGATDSTTGDLLLLTPEHAAPEQFLGNQVTTATDVYALGVLLYELLTGTRPFRDVAAADLPRAVCETPPRPPSTVRPVAGDLDQIVMKALRKEPDRRYASAGQMGEDVTRFLGGWPVLARPDTAGYRIQRFVSRNRIGVGAAAAIVITLIGATALTARESSRRGDALAAARAEQARANRITEFLMSVFRASNPSETRGRTVTARELLDNAANRVRRDLADDPSARSDMELAIGRAYAFVGMLATADTILGRAVEGRRQAVPADSLRIAEAVEWQARIWLTMGRLEEGLGLMRQVAALREGELGPNAPELAPVYQRIGMVSVSFDPEDTSGVARRHFDRALALLRQAKQVDHLAAAEILRHLGSLTGDQGKGEESVALFREAVATAERATDGDDPVLFNLYESLALGLRQIGHADSAIAIHRRLLESRRRVFGPDHIDVSFSLFNLARELSRLGTSHDEALRLFQECIALREKLLGTSHYQVAYARGAYGQALARAGALPAAVEQLDLAAQLAEQTLGRDNLTTIEYRDARDTVRARMRSGEARPARPRPPSVSNAMPRGGV, from the coding sequence ATGCAATCGGGAACCTGGGAACAACTGGGCGAGCTGTTTCTCAAGGCGGTCGAGCTGCCAGCGGCCGATCGGGCCAACTATCTCGACGCCGCATGTGAGGGCAACGGGCAATTGCGCCTAGAACTGGAGGCCATGCTTGCTGCCCACGAATCCGGGGCGGGCGGGGACGATCTTCTCGATCTCCTGCCCTCGAGTCGAAGTGCCCCCGCCCTGACGGTCGGGTCGCAGATCGGCCCCTGGCGGCTCGAGGCGCTGGTCGGGCGCGGCGGCATGGGTGAGGTCTTCCGGGCCGTGCGGGCAGATGGTCAGTACCACCAGGAGGCCGCCATCAAGGTGGTCCGGCCGGAGCGGACAACGGCGGCAATGGTGAGCCGGTTCCTGCAGGAACGGCGGATCATGGCCCGCCTGGAACACCCCGGTATTGCCACCCTGCTCGATGGTGGCATTACCCCGGGCGGCCAGCCCTACCTCGCGATGCAGTACGTCAAAGGTCAGCCGATCACGCGATGGGCCGATACCCACGCCCTGCCCGTGGTCGAACGGCTCCGCCTCTTTGTCAAAGTCTGTGATGCGGTCCAGTTCGCCCACGCGAACCTGATCGTGCACCGCGACCTCAAGCCGTCGAACATTCTGGTGACCGACGAAGGGCAACCCAGACTGCTCGATTTCGGTATTGCCAAGCTGCTGGACACTGGGGCCACCGACTCGACTACCGGCGACCTTCTCCTGCTTACGCCCGAGCACGCCGCTCCGGAGCAGTTCCTCGGCAACCAGGTCACGACCGCGACCGACGTATATGCACTCGGCGTGCTGTTGTACGAGCTGCTGACGGGAACGCGCCCGTTCCGCGACGTGGCCGCCGCAGACCTGCCCCGCGCGGTTTGCGAAACGCCTCCGCGACCGCCCAGCACCGTGCGGCCCGTTGCCGGCGACCTGGACCAGATCGTCATGAAGGCACTCCGGAAGGAGCCGGATCGCCGCTATGCCTCCGCCGGGCAGATGGGCGAGGACGTGACGCGCTTCCTCGGTGGATGGCCGGTGCTCGCACGACCTGACACCGCCGGCTATCGGATCCAGCGCTTCGTGAGCCGTAACCGGATCGGCGTCGGTGCGGCCGCTGCGATTGTCATCACACTGATCGGTGCTACCGCCTTGACCGCTCGCGAATCGAGTCGCCGCGGTGATGCCCTCGCCGCGGCTCGAGCGGAGCAAGCGCGCGCCAATCGCATCACCGAGTTTCTGATGAGTGTATTCCGAGCCTCCAACCCGAGCGAGACACGCGGCCGCACGGTGACCGCACGCGAGCTACTCGACAACGCCGCAAACCGGGTCCGCCGCGATCTGGCGGACGACCCCAGCGCACGGTCGGACATGGAACTGGCAATCGGACGCGCCTACGCCTTCGTGGGCATGCTTGCAACGGCGGACACCATCCTGGGCCGAGCGGTGGAAGGCCGTCGCCAGGCGGTACCAGCCGACTCGCTGCGCATCGCCGAGGCCGTCGAGTGGCAGGCTCGCATCTGGCTTACCATGGGCCGCCTCGAGGAGGGCCTGGGCCTGATGCGCCAGGTGGCGGCCCTCCGCGAGGGCGAACTCGGGCCGAATGCCCCGGAACTCGCTCCGGTCTACCAGCGGATTGGCATGGTTAGCGTATCATTCGATCCTGAGGACACCTCCGGAGTTGCAAGGCGGCACTTTGACCGGGCCTTGGCCCTCCTCCGCCAGGCCAAGCAAGTAGACCATCTGGCCGCGGCCGAGATCCTCCGCCACCTCGGCAGCCTCACCGGAGACCAGGGGAAGGGCGAGGAGTCTGTCGCCCTGTTCCGCGAGGCGGTGGCCACTGCAGAGCGAGCGACGGATGGAGATGATCCGGTATTGTTCAATCTCTACGAATCTCTTGCACTGGGCCTGAGACAGATCGGACACGCCGATTCGGCCATCGCCATCCATCGCCGCTTGCTGGAATCGCGACGCCGGGTCTTTGGCCCAGACCACATCGACGTCTCGTTCAGTCTGTTCAACCTCGCTCGAGAACTGAGCCGGCTTGGCACCAGTCATGATGAGGCGCTTCGGCTGTTCCAGGAATGTATCGCGCTTCGCGAGAAACTGCTGGGAACGAGCCACTACCAGGTTGCCTACGCACGTGGCGCCTACGGCCAGGCGCTGGCACGCGCCGGAGCGCTGCCAGCCGCCGTCGAACAGCTCGACCTGGCAGCCCAGCTAGCTGAGCAAACGCTCGGCAGGGATAATCTGACGACCATCGAATATCGCGATGCCAGGGACACCGTTCGAGCCCGAATGCGCTCCGGTGAGGCCAGACCTGCACGGCCAAGGCCACCGTCCGTTTCCAACGCTATGCCCCGGGGCGGTGTCTAA
- a CDS encoding M55 family metallopeptidase, which translates to MRTPLLLLLAPLVACAPSSPSSSGSSGAPWNLETVRADTTDGIRILVLHDMEGLSGQTDPGSFRFGHPLYPTGQEMLAADVNAVVAGLYAGGATEVFVVDGHGSGNADPDLRRDLLDPRVQQIMKDAPFDAYFDLVTPKAYDAVAVVGMHSKTGSRGFAAHTFTLGIGILINGQPITETELVALSWGRQGIPVIFASGDDRLADDLKTMPWIEYVTVKTATAADSADPRPVEEARADLTAHAQKAVENLRVGKAQAMRVPGKLRAGLKAVPPASLAMFDGIPGIPYSDSTLFFEADSLRHAYDILVQLIGVATSGSTAPLTRALAADSAGARLLRDHNVRRRLTWFDYESGRWQPTPPPPGITEVRRGHGYR; encoded by the coding sequence ATGCGAACTCCTCTTCTGCTGCTCCTGGCCCCGCTCGTGGCATGTGCTCCATCGTCCCCGTCCTCGTCGGGGTCGTCTGGTGCTCCGTGGAACCTCGAGACCGTTCGGGCTGACACGACCGACGGCATCAGGATCCTGGTGCTGCACGACATGGAAGGCCTCTCGGGCCAGACCGATCCCGGATCGTTCCGTTTCGGGCATCCGCTCTACCCGACGGGTCAGGAGATGCTGGCTGCCGATGTCAACGCCGTTGTCGCCGGACTCTATGCGGGCGGGGCAACCGAAGTGTTCGTGGTCGACGGCCATGGCAGTGGCAACGCCGATCCGGATCTCCGGCGCGATCTGCTCGACCCGAGAGTCCAGCAGATCATGAAGGATGCGCCGTTCGACGCGTACTTCGACCTGGTGACGCCCAAGGCATACGATGCCGTTGCCGTCGTCGGGATGCACTCCAAGACGGGCAGCCGCGGCTTTGCGGCGCATACCTTCACGTTAGGCATCGGGATCCTGATCAACGGACAGCCGATTACCGAGACGGAGCTCGTTGCTCTGTCGTGGGGTCGGCAGGGCATTCCGGTGATCTTTGCCTCCGGCGATGACCGCCTGGCAGACGATCTCAAGACCATGCCGTGGATCGAGTACGTCACCGTCAAGACGGCCACCGCCGCCGACAGCGCCGACCCTCGCCCCGTTGAAGAGGCTCGGGCCGACCTGACCGCGCATGCCCAGAAGGCGGTCGAGAATCTCAGGGTGGGGAAGGCGCAGGCCATGCGAGTCCCCGGGAAGCTTCGTGCTGGCCTCAAGGCGGTTCCACCCGCGAGCCTCGCGATGTTCGACGGGATTCCCGGTATCCCGTACTCCGACAGCACCTTGTTCTTCGAAGCAGACTCGCTCCGCCATGCCTACGATATCCTGGTCCAGCTGATCGGTGTCGCAACCAGCGGTTCTACCGCACCGCTGACGCGCGCACTCGCCGCCGACTCTGCCGGCGCGCGTCTGCTCCGCGACCACAACGTCAGGCGCCGACTCACCTGGTTCGACTACGAATCGGGACGGTGGCAGCCAACGCCGCCGCCTCCCGGCATTACCGAAGTACGACGGGGCCACGGGTACCGCTGA
- a CDS encoding serine hydrolase produces the protein MFCLTMRTGIRPTGMASALLVAIAAGWGCATGQPVGSPPSSASGIDRGIAAADSVLTAAMGVSTAGAVLVVSRDGRLITERAYGYARLTDSMGRRLVTPVPMQTHTVFDVASVTKALATTLAVMLLVDRGTVDLDAPVHRYLRDFRGPHLDSITVRHLLAHSSGLLQWQPLYYHAATPRQTYDLIRSMPLGTGVGAERRYSDLGFMLLGYLIEQVAGETLPSLLHREFYGPLGLRSTSFRPERRNVAFATTETGNGYERQMVYDSTFGYRYREDPTAWNGWRSYPLEGEVNDGNAWYAHAGVAGHAGLFATGADLDVLMRLLLARGRSGGRRYLRSETVDLFFTRDRFGHLVGWNAPDDAPEGSFAHTGFTGTYVLGVPAYNLSIVLLTNRQHLGRNQRGNFPDVTPVRRAVVEAILAGARSDAGAHHSTR, from the coding sequence ATGTTTTGCCTCACCATGCGAACCGGCATTCGTCCAACCGGGATGGCCTCAGCCCTCTTGGTCGCGATCGCGGCCGGCTGGGGATGTGCCACCGGGCAACCAGTCGGGTCGCCCCCCTCCTCGGCCAGCGGCATCGACCGGGGGATAGCTGCTGCGGACTCGGTTCTCACAGCCGCGATGGGGGTGAGCACGGCCGGGGCCGTCCTGGTGGTGTCGAGGGACGGGCGCCTCATCACGGAACGCGCCTACGGCTACGCCCGGCTGACCGACTCGATGGGGCGGCGACTCGTCACCCCGGTGCCGATGCAGACCCATACCGTGTTCGACGTCGCGTCCGTCACCAAGGCTCTGGCGACAACACTCGCGGTCATGCTGCTGGTCGATCGAGGCACGGTTGACCTGGATGCACCCGTCCACCGCTACCTGCGCGACTTTCGCGGGCCCCACCTGGATAGCATCACGGTTCGGCACCTGCTGGCCCACAGCTCCGGTCTGCTCCAGTGGCAACCGCTCTACTATCACGCCGCGACGCCTCGCCAGACCTACGATCTGATCCGATCGATGCCTCTCGGAACGGGTGTCGGCGCGGAGCGTCGCTACAGCGACCTGGGATTCATGCTGCTCGGCTATCTCATCGAGCAGGTCGCCGGCGAGACGCTGCCGAGCCTGCTGCACCGCGAATTCTACGGCCCGCTCGGCCTCCGCAGCACGAGCTTCCGGCCGGAGCGGCGGAACGTCGCGTTCGCGACGACCGAAACCGGCAACGGCTACGAGCGTCAGATGGTCTACGATTCGACCTTTGGCTATCGGTATCGGGAGGACCCGACGGCGTGGAACGGCTGGCGGAGTTACCCGCTCGAGGGAGAGGTGAACGACGGGAATGCCTGGTACGCCCACGCCGGGGTGGCCGGGCATGCCGGCCTGTTCGCGACCGGAGCGGACCTGGATGTCCTGATGCGACTGCTGCTGGCTCGCGGCCGGTCAGGCGGTCGCCGCTACCTTCGCAGTGAGACAGTCGATCTGTTTTTCACTCGGGATCGGTTCGGACATCTGGTCGGGTGGAACGCCCCCGACGACGCGCCGGAGGGCAGCTTTGCGCATACCGGCTTTACCGGGACCTATGTGCTCGGAGTGCCGGCCTACAATCTTTCCATCGTCCTGCTGACCAATCGTCAGCATCTCGGGCGCAACCAGCGCGGCAACTTTCCCGATGTAACCCCGGTCCGCCGAGCCGTGGTCGAGGCGATTCTCGCCGGCGCTCGGAGCGACGCCGGCGCGCATCACTCAACCCGCTAG
- a CDS encoding DedA family protein, which translates to MEALLGSEVAQLWALFAASFLAATLLPGGSEPALFALLRFNPEILWPALAVATVGNTLGGLTSYAIGRLLPERTTRREVEWAKRHGAPVLLFAWAPIVGDALCVAAGWLRLPLLSSTLYMGVGKFARYWIIAQAAV; encoded by the coding sequence ATGGAAGCGTTGCTCGGGTCCGAAGTTGCCCAGCTCTGGGCTCTGTTCGCGGCCAGCTTCCTGGCGGCCACACTCCTGCCTGGCGGGTCCGAACCCGCCTTGTTCGCTCTGCTCCGGTTCAATCCCGAGATTCTCTGGCCCGCGCTGGCGGTTGCAACCGTCGGCAACACGCTTGGCGGATTGACGTCCTATGCGATAGGTCGGCTTCTGCCGGAGCGGACGACGCGGCGGGAAGTCGAGTGGGCCAAGCGGCACGGGGCGCCTGTCCTGCTGTTTGCCTGGGCGCCGATCGTCGGTGACGCGCTCTGTGTTGCTGCGGGATGGCTTCGACTGCCGCTGCTGAGTTCGACGCTCTACATGGGGGTCGGCAAGTTTGCTCGCTATTGGATCATTGCGCAGGCAGCAGTCTGA
- a CDS encoding ArgE/DapE family deacylase gives MADSPDPIALLRDLIRIDSVNPDLVPGAAGESGMAAWCGEWLTRHGFEVHWLEGRPGRPSVVGIRRGTGGGRSLLLNGHTDTVSVAGYDGDPFDPVERDGRLYGRGAFDMKSGLAAAMVAAARAASSPLAGDVMVACVADEEFGSIGTEEVVARFSADAAIVAEPTQLGVTVAHRGFAWFEVVLSGRAAHGSMPEQGIDTIAHATRVLAAIEALRTRLQAAPRHPLLGHSAVRVSMIRGGEDAATVAAECRLTLERRMLPGETVGSVEVELRRVLGELAAQDAELRWTLTRLVGRDAFEADPEWPLVATVMRQARRVLGTDPVVRGDPYWTDAGLTHGAGMQSLLVGVIGGGAHAATEWVDIASVYRLTDLLSGVIAEYCG, from the coding sequence ATGGCTGACTCTCCCGATCCGATCGCGTTGCTGCGCGATCTGATCCGGATCGACTCGGTCAATCCGGATCTGGTGCCGGGAGCAGCCGGAGAGTCCGGGATGGCGGCGTGGTGCGGGGAGTGGCTGACCCGCCATGGATTCGAGGTGCACTGGCTCGAGGGCCGTCCCGGGCGCCCCTCGGTCGTTGGGATTCGACGAGGTACCGGTGGCGGTCGTTCGCTGCTGCTCAACGGTCATACCGATACGGTTTCGGTAGCCGGCTATGATGGCGATCCCTTCGATCCGGTCGAGCGCGATGGCCGGCTCTATGGCCGCGGCGCGTTCGATATGAAAAGCGGCCTGGCTGCCGCGATGGTCGCTGCGGCGCGCGCTGCCAGCTCACCGCTGGCCGGCGACGTCATGGTCGCCTGCGTGGCTGACGAAGAGTTTGGCAGCATCGGTACCGAAGAGGTCGTGGCCCGTTTCTCGGCCGATGCGGCAATCGTCGCGGAGCCAACTCAGCTTGGTGTGACAGTGGCCCATCGTGGCTTTGCCTGGTTCGAGGTCGTGCTGAGCGGTCGTGCCGCCCATGGTTCGATGCCGGAGCAGGGCATCGATACCATCGCGCACGCCACCCGAGTCCTGGCGGCCATCGAGGCGCTGCGAACGCGCCTGCAGGCGGCTCCACGTCACCCGCTCCTGGGGCACAGTGCGGTTCGGGTCTCGATGATTCGCGGCGGTGAGGATGCCGCCACGGTTGCTGCGGAATGCCGGCTGACTCTCGAGCGGCGTATGCTTCCGGGCGAGACGGTCGGGAGCGTCGAGGTGGAGCTGAGACGAGTGCTCGGCGAGCTCGCGGCTCAGGATGCCGAACTCCGCTGGACGCTGACACGGCTGGTGGGGCGGGATGCCTTCGAGGCGGATCCGGAGTGGCCCCTCGTGGCGACGGTGATGCGCCAGGCGCGGCGCGTGCTTGGTACGGACCCGGTCGTGCGCGGTGATCCGTACTGGACCGACGCAGGTCTCACCCACGGTGCCGGAATGCAGAGCCTGCTCGTCGGTGTCATCGGGGGCGGCGCGCACGCGGCAACCGAGTGGGTGGATATTGCGTCGGTGTACCGGCTGACGGACCTCCTGTCGGGGGTCATCGCCGAGTACTGCGGGTGA
- a CDS encoding sigma-70 family RNA polymerase sigma factor — protein sequence MTESSSLSVTTCLLRLRDGDAGALDQLLPLVYDELRALAGAQLRNERTGHTLGATALVHEAYLRLAERDRLAAKDRSHFFALAAQSMRRVLIDHARSRKRQKRGRGKDALPLEAVEHLVGEQAADELIALDEALTRLAAVSPRAATVVERRFFAGLTLEETAETLDLSLKTVQRDWIVARAWLRKEIGDATGLQD from the coding sequence ATGACCGAGTCCTCATCCCTTTCCGTAACGACCTGTCTGCTCCGACTGCGCGACGGCGATGCCGGGGCGCTCGATCAGTTGCTGCCGCTCGTTTATGACGAGCTCCGCGCCTTGGCTGGCGCTCAGCTTCGGAACGAGCGCACCGGGCATACGCTCGGTGCGACAGCCCTGGTGCACGAAGCCTATCTTCGGCTCGCCGAGCGGGACCGCCTCGCCGCCAAGGATCGCAGTCACTTCTTTGCCCTGGCCGCACAGTCGATGCGACGGGTCTTGATTGATCATGCCCGCTCCCGGAAGCGGCAGAAGCGCGGGCGGGGGAAGGACGCGCTTCCGCTCGAGGCAGTCGAGCATCTGGTCGGCGAGCAGGCGGCGGATGAGCTTATTGCGCTCGACGAGGCGCTGACGCGATTGGCCGCAGTGAGCCCCCGGGCCGCAACGGTCGTGGAGCGGCGCTTCTTTGCCGGCCTCACTCTGGAGGAAACGGCCGAGACCCTCGACCTGTCGCTCAAGACCGTTCAGCGGGACTGGATCGTGGCCCGGGCCTGGCTTCGGAAGGAGATCGGAGACGCCACCGGACTGCAGGATTGA
- a CDS encoding serine hydrolase, translating to MTRIVEAAKASHTDALYLWKDGVELIDTTFSGEPRTIELMSAAKSVVALAIGRLLEEGKLSSIDQPVHTLFPEWKQGRKQAVTIKHLLNHTSGLQNIPNAGAEIYPAPDGIQLALAAELTDPPGAKFAYNNKATNLLAGVIEKASGQRMDLYMVEKLFQPLGISEYQWYFDRSGKPHGMAGLQLKARDAAKLGRLVLDRGRWDGKQLIPADYVDAMLTQSQEHYRLVGLLWWIQPDTQSVRIKLPAASRSDSPDRQAVLRKLAPLSGKEYGSRTEARLAIWNLIGGPPPAADSVLVSGLGADWSTSILDWTIGTPAAFYADGYLGQYIVVVPSQRVVAVRQIRSSDRYNQATDGFMDFVAMVTRLAPELGKGQAGQR from the coding sequence GTGACGCGAATCGTCGAAGCCGCCAAGGCTTCGCACACCGATGCACTCTACCTCTGGAAGGACGGCGTCGAACTGATCGACACCACCTTTTCCGGCGAGCCTCGAACCATCGAACTGATGTCCGCCGCCAAGTCGGTGGTGGCCCTTGCCATCGGTCGCCTGCTCGAAGAAGGCAAGCTGAGCTCGATCGACCAGCCGGTGCACACGCTCTTTCCTGAATGGAAGCAAGGCAGGAAGCAGGCGGTCACGATCAAGCACCTGCTCAATCACACGTCGGGTCTGCAGAACATTCCCAACGCCGGCGCCGAAATCTACCCGGCGCCGGACGGGATCCAGCTGGCGCTTGCCGCGGAACTGACCGACCCACCCGGAGCCAAGTTCGCATACAACAACAAGGCGACCAATCTGCTGGCCGGCGTGATCGAGAAGGCCAGCGGACAGCGGATGGATCTGTACATGGTCGAGAAGCTGTTTCAGCCCCTGGGCATCTCCGAGTATCAGTGGTATTTCGACCGCAGCGGCAAGCCGCATGGAATGGCGGGACTCCAGCTCAAGGCACGAGACGCCGCCAAGCTGGGGCGACTGGTGCTCGACCGCGGCCGTTGGGATGGCAAGCAGCTGATTCCGGCGGATTACGTCGACGCCATGCTGACCCAGAGCCAGGAGCACTATCGGCTGGTCGGTTTGCTCTGGTGGATTCAGCCGGACACTCAGAGTGTGCGCATCAAGCTGCCGGCAGCAAGCCGCAGCGACTCTCCGGACCGGCAGGCCGTGCTCCGGAAGCTCGCCCCGCTGTCAGGCAAAGAGTACGGTTCCCGGACCGAGGCGCGCCTGGCGATCTGGAACCTGATCGGAGGCCCGCCGCCTGCCGCCGACTCGGTGCTCGTATCGGGCCTTGGAGCCGACTGGAGTACTTCGATCCTCGACTGGACGATCGGAACGCCCGCCGCCTTCTACGCGGATGGATACCTCGGCCAGTATATCGTCGTGGTACCGAGCCAGCGGGTGGTCGCCGTGCGGCAAATCCGCAGCTCGGATCGCTACAATCAGGCCACTGACGGGTTCATGGACTTCGTGGCAATGGTAACGCGACTGGCTCCCGAACTGGGCAAGGGGCAAGCCGGACAACGGTAG
- a CDS encoding beta-lactamase family protein, giving the protein MITSLRRLIGFGAIVAASASTASAAPIQPRPDPFDSVRASVRRVMAERKIPSVAIAAARDGKIVWEEGFGWADRERKVAATPTTMYSLASISKPVTGTGLMVLVQQGKVNLDAPANDYLKDAPLTAREGRTVDATVRRVAEHTSGLPLHYQFFYHDRSPARPTMDEAIRRYGFLAAPPGTQFTYSNLGYGVLERIIERVSGRSYDAFLRDEVFTPLGLTRMAVVTAPITGDSVATRYDADQNPIPWYDFDHRGASAVYASARDLARYGIYHLGITAPGQRQILTTEAREEMLRPTSRRAERVGYGVGWQTFEDDYGYLAQGHSGGMPGVATSLRIYPESKTVVVVLINAAEGSTAARLASEVAAAMMPRYAERLRAARADSTATPRFTPGAELTGRWSGTITTWQGSIPLSVTLGADGVTRASIGAGTAAEVERVRLQNGRLTGTFDATVPTPDASRVPHNVMLDLRLHDGALSGWVSAMAPNLFALSYYAALKRDPR; this is encoded by the coding sequence ATGATCACGTCCCTTCGTCGCCTGATCGGATTCGGCGCCATCGTTGCTGCGAGCGCCTCGACCGCTTCCGCCGCGCCGATCCAGCCTCGACCGGACCCGTTCGACTCGGTCCGCGCATCGGTGCGCCGAGTCATGGCCGAACGCAAGATTCCTTCGGTGGCAATTGCCGCGGCTCGTGACGGCAAGATCGTCTGGGAGGAAGGATTCGGCTGGGCCGATCGAGAGCGCAAGGTCGCGGCAACGCCCACGACGATGTATTCGCTGGCATCAATCTCGAAACCAGTAACCGGCACAGGACTGATGGTGCTGGTGCAGCAGGGCAAGGTCAACCTCGACGCGCCCGCCAACGATTACCTCAAAGACGCCCCGCTGACAGCGCGCGAAGGACGCACGGTCGACGCGACAGTACGCCGAGTGGCCGAGCACACTTCAGGGCTGCCGCTGCACTACCAGTTCTTCTACCACGACCGGTCACCGGCACGCCCAACCATGGACGAGGCGATCCGTCGCTATGGCTTTCTCGCTGCGCCTCCGGGCACCCAGTTCACCTATTCGAACCTCGGCTACGGCGTGCTCGAGCGAATCATCGAGCGAGTCTCGGGAAGGTCGTACGACGCCTTCCTGCGCGACGAGGTGTTCACCCCCCTCGGCCTGACCCGCATGGCAGTGGTCACTGCTCCGATTACCGGCGATTCGGTCGCCACCCGCTATGACGCCGATCAGAATCCGATTCCCTGGTACGATTTCGACCATCGGGGCGCCTCGGCCGTGTACGCCAGTGCCCGCGACCTGGCCCGCTATGGCATCTATCACCTTGGCATCACGGCGCCGGGCCAGCGGCAGATTCTCACGACGGAGGCCCGCGAAGAAATGCTGCGCCCGACCTCTCGTCGCGCCGAGCGTGTTGGGTACGGCGTGGGTTGGCAAACCTTTGAGGACGACTATGGCTACCTCGCCCAAGGGCATTCAGGTGGTATGCCCGGCGTGGCCACCTCGCTTCGGATTTATCCGGAGTCCAAGACCGTGGTGGTCGTGTTGATCAATGCCGCGGAAGGCAGTACGGCTGCCCGGCTTGCCTCCGAAGTCGCGGCGGCGATGATGCCGCGCTACGCCGAACGGCTTCGGGCAGCCCGAGCGGACTCGACGGCGACACCCCGATTCACGCCAGGTGCGGAGCTGACGGGTCGGTGGAGCGGCACCATCACGACTTGGCAGGGCAGCATTCCGCTCAGTGTCACACTCGGGGCCGACGGTGTCACCCGTGCGTCCATCGGAGCGGGTACCGCAGCGGAGGTCGAGCGGGTCCGACTGCAGAACGGCCGGCTGACCGGCACCTTCGACGCCACGGTGCCCACCCCTGATGCGTCACGGGTGCCCCACAACGTGATGCTCGACCTCCGACTCCACGATGGCGCCCTGAGCGGCTGGGTTTCGGCCATGGCACCCAATCTGTTCGCGCTGTCCTACTACGCCGCGCTCAAGCGCGACCCCCGGTAG